In Procambarus clarkii isolate CNS0578487 chromosome 5, FALCON_Pclarkii_2.0, whole genome shotgun sequence, the following are encoded in one genomic region:
- the LOC138351065 gene encoding uncharacterized protein B0403.1-like yields MLWNVEWEKIDHITYKLCGKELHNSNKDRDLGVVLDRKPSLEEHMKNIVRGVYALLSNIRLDFNYMDDEILKKLFMTFVRPKLEYAAVVWCPKLQKPIKKLEKVQRNAIKWLRELKNKNYEERLKMLNMPKLEDGRKR; encoded by the coding sequence atgttatggaatgtggaatgggagaaaatagaccacataacttataaattatgtggaaaggaattacacaACTCTAATAAAGACAGAGACTTAGGGGTGGTCTTAGATAGAAAGCCGTCGCTAGAGGAACACatgaagaacattgtgagaggagtgtATGCGTTGCTTTCCAACATCAGACTTGattttaattacatggatgacgaaatactgaagaaactgttcatgacttttgtgagaccaaaattggaatatgcagcagttgtgtggtgcccaaagcTCCAGAAgcccataaagaaactggaaaaggtgcaaaggaatGCTATAAAATGGCTtcgggaactgaaaaacaagaattatgaggaaagattaaagatgttaaacatgccaaaactagaagatggaagaaagaggtga